TGGAAGGACAGATGATGGGCGAAGTAGCGGCGACAACAGGCCTTGCGTTGGATGGGCTGCGCGCGATGTTTGGTGACCGCTTCAGTGACCGGCACGCCGTGCGGGAACATCATGGCAGGGCGGAAACGTTCTTTCCCGCAATGTTGCCGGATGCGGTCATCTATCCGCATTCGACCGAGGAAGTGGCCGCGGCGGTCAGGCATTGCGCAGCACACCAGATTCCCATCATTCCCTACGGTGTCGGAACCTCGCTCGAAGGGCATTTTCTCGCACTGCACGGCGGTGTCTGCATCGATCTGTCGCAGATGAACCACCTGTTGCGCGTCAGCGAAGAAGATCTCGACTGCACGGTTGAGCCGGGGGTGACACGCAAGCAGTTGAACGAGGAACTGCGTCACACCGGGCTGTTTTTTCCGATCGATCCCGGCGCCGATGCAACAATCGGCGGGATGGCGGCAACACGCGCATCCGGGACCAACGCCGTGCGTTATGGCACCATGCGTCAGAATGTCCTTGGGCTGACCGTGGTTCTGCCGGACGGGCGCATTATCCACACGGGTGGGCGGGCGCGAAAATCGTCGGCAGGTTATGACCTGACAGGGCTGTTTGTCGGTTCGGAAGGGACGCTGGGCATTATTACCGAAGTGACGGTGCGCCTTTATGGTCAGCCTGAAGCCATTTCTTCCGGCGTCTGCGAATTCGAAACGCTGCGCGGGGCCGTGGATACGGTGATCCAGACGATCCAGCTTGGCATTCCCGTTGCGCGGATCGAGCTGGTGGATGAATTGCAGATTCGGGCCGTCAACCAGTATTCCGGTACGAAGCTGGCCGAACGCCCGACACTGTTCCTGGAATTTCACGGGACACCGGCAGGGGTGGCGGAACAGTCCACCCAGTTTGGCGAGATCGCCGCGGCACAGGGGGGCGATGGGTTCCGCTGGACGACCAATACCGAAGAGCGCACCGCACTGTGGGAGGCGCGACACAAGGCGCTCTATGCGGATATGGCGTTGCGTCCGGGTGGTACGGCCATATCGACCGATGTCTGCGTGCCGATCTCACGCCTGTGTGAATGCATTACGCAGACCCGCGCGGCTGTCGATGCGAGCGGCCTGATCGGACCGATCGTAGGCCATGTTGGCGATGGCAATTTTCACGTCGTGCTGGTGTTCGATCCTGAATCTGCCGACGAAGTGGCGAAAGTGAAGGCGCTGTCGGAACAGATTGTGGAACTGGCCCTGGCCCATGGCGGAACCTGTACTGGCGAACACGGCATAGGCATGGGGAAGAAGGGATATCTGATTGAAGAACATGGTGAAGCCGTCGATGTCATGCGGGCGATCAAACGTGCGATCGATCCGGCCGGTATCATGAATCCGGGGAAGGTTTTTGACGCTTAAGTCATTGTTGATGCGGGATTATTGTGAGAGATCGCGGTAATTTTAGGAAACTTTTCTGGCATTCTTGTAAAAATAAATTTCCCATCGGCGACATTAGTTATACTTTAGGAGTTGGATGGTATGCCCCGATAAGTAACGGGTGCTGGCCGGGTGACTGGACGGGCAATTGGAGTAGGCCAATTTGACGGGGGCAGAACAACCGCTGAGCGGGTCTGAGAATACTGACGATATTCCAACAATGGATAATCGTCGCGATGCGCGATTTACTCTTTTGATACGCGCAGCAAAATTGATCGCACCGAATGGCGAATATATGTGTATCCTGCGGGATGCATCCGTCGGCGGGGTGAGGGCGCAGATTTTTCATGCCTTGCCACCGGGTAAGGACTTCACGCTGGAACTGCCTAATGGCGATTGTCATGCGATGGAAGTGGTCTGGGAACGTGATGGCCACGCCGGTTTCCGTTTCAGGAATCCGGTGGAACTGCCGGAGTTGATCGGTGGGGCGAGTGCTTACCCCAAACGACCGGTACGGTTGGAGATCCAGCTTCCTGCGGAATTGAGCACGTTGGACGGGCGCATTGCCGATGTGACGATCCGTAATCTCTCGCAATACGGAATGCGGATCGATTGCACCGCGCGCCTCGCGATTGATCAGGTTGTTCGGATTAATGCGGAACAATTGCCTTCGTTGACTGGCCGTATTCGCTGGCGGGGACGCAATGCCTATGGGCTGGTGCTGGACCACACTTTTCGGTTCGAAGAACTGGCCCGACTGGTGGGGGTCTTGCAGCAGGGTAATGCGGTTCGGGCCCACAATTCCTCGCAGTTCAATGGATTAACCTTCGACGCGTGAGAGGGTTTGTGGTGGGGCCGGGTGGAGAGCCCGGCCCGGCCATCGTGCTCTTCTGGCGTCGCCGGGCACAGGGCCACACGCCGGCCAGACGATGGGCGCGGGGTGGGGCTGATACGCTTCGTCCCAGCCTAGGCGCGCATCAGCGCGGCTGGGCGCTAACTTTATCAGCGGGTTGGGCCTCATCAGGGGTGCGGGCGAACAGGTTTCGCAGCGCAGAACCCAGCCCACCGCGTTTCCCGCGGGCGCCCGCCGATTTCATTACCCGCCGCCGGAACATCGCGGCGCCTGTGCGGACGAATATACCCACGGCCAATGCCTGCCACAGCAACGCCGCGATATGCGGCCACAACGCAGGTTCGCGGGCGGCGCGAGCCAGCATGGCGAACGGTGAACTGAGGGGAAATGCGATAGCGGCCCATTCCACCGGTCCGTCGGGCTGGGTCAGGGCGTAGCTGGCAAAGAAGAACACGATCAGTTGCAGCATGGTGACCGGCATCGAAAGCGTTTGCACGTCGCGCACGGTGGCCGCCATCGCCCCGATCGCAAGGAAGATCGAGCCCAGCAGCAGATAGGCCATACCGAAATAGGCGACACCCAGCAGCAGAAAGCGGGGCCAGCCGACCGCGGGGACGGGAAGGGCGGGAAGGCTGTGTCCGGCCAGCGCGAACAGCGCGCCACCCACCGCCGTCCACACCGCGATACCGACCAGAGAAACCCCCAGCATGGCAAAGAGTTTGCCGAGAAACACTGCATCCATCGGAATGGCGGCGGCAAGAATCTCAATGACCTTGTTGCCTTTTTCTTCCACGAGATTGGATAGCACCATGCCCGCCAACAGCATGGTCAGCAGGAACAGCAAGGTTTGCGCGGCCTGTGCCGTGCGCAGGCGGCCACTGTTTTCCTTGGCGCCACTGGTTGCGATGGCCGACAGGGTGACGGTCGGGAATTCCCGGGCGTTGCCCGCGATTGCTTCGGCCGCCAGCAGCGAGATCGGTCCCTGCCAGTGGTCGATGGCATCACCCGGCCCGGTCAGCACCGGCTGGCTGAGTGTACCGCTGATAATGGCAGCCCAGTTCGCGCCGGGGCGGGTCAGTTCCGTGCCGGGATCGGCGGCCGCGCCGTTGACCGGGCGCATGGCGGGCAGATTTCCGCCTAGCCGGGGCGCGAGCCGTTCATGCGCGGCGATCAGGGCATCGCGATCGGGCGCGGACATGGCGATCCCGATTACGGGCCCTTCCGTCTGTGCGACACGAACCCCGATAGAGCCGGCCATGGCCCCGACAATCACCGGAAACAGCGGGCCGAGCAGGAAGAAGAAGAAGGCGCGGCTGAACAGGACCGCCACGAAATCGCGCCAGGCGATAACGAAAGCCGCCTGAAACAGCGAAAGACGGGCCGGGTTCATTGTGCGTCTCCTTCCTCGCCATCGGATTCGAGCGCACGGGCCGCCGCTTCGCCAGCAATGGCGACGAAGGCATCGTGGAGGCCAGCGCGTTCGATGGAGAGCGAGAGAATCCCTGCATCGCCTTCGATCAGGGCGCGCAGCAGCGGTTCGACCCCGCTGGCGGGCAGCGAGAAGTTCCAGAAGGTGCTGCCGCCCGGCTTCGATTCGGCGCGTGCATCGGCAGGCAGCGCCCGGCGCCACGGGCCGTCAGACACGCGCGTTTCCAGCCGGACCTGTGGCGGGATGCGGTCGCGCGCCACATCGACATCCCCGGCAAACGGCACTTTGCCCCCGGCAATGATGGCAATGCCTTCGCACAGACGTTCGGCATGAGCGATCACGTGGGTGGAGAAAATCACGGTGGTGCCATCGTCCGCAAGGCCGCGAATCATCCGTTCCAGCTTGCCCTGATTCAGCGCGTCGAGACCGGAAAAAGGTTCATCGAACACCACCAGTCGGGGCCGGTGCACCAGCGATCCGAGCAGTTGCACCGTCTGGGCCATCCCTTTGGACAAGTGGCGTATCTGCTTGTCAGCGGCATGGCCCAGGCCATGGCGTTCGAGCAGTTCGCGCCCGCGCAGGCGCCCTTCTTTCAGAGGAAGCCCCCGCAGCGCCCCCATGAAAGCGATCGCTTCACTGGCTTTCATCGTCGGGTAAAGCCCGCGTTCTTCAGGGAGATAGCCGATCAGCCGGGCGATTTCGTGCGGGCGATCATGGCCGAACACGCGGCGCACCCCGGCGTCGGGATCGATAATCCCCAACAGCATGCGCAAGGTGGTGGTCTTGCCAGCGCCGTTCGGCCCGAGAATGCCGTATATCGCCCCTTCGGGGACCGCGATATCCACCCCGTCCACGGCCAGCGTGTCGCCGAAACGCTTGACCAGCCCCCGTGCCTCGATCGCCAGTGGACGCTGTGTGTTGCCCACGGCAAACTGTTCGCCTAGCTCCATTTTCATCCTTTGTCCGATATCGCCGGGGAATGAAGGGGAGATACAGGAAGTTTGGTTAACAATACCGCCACTAATGCTCTGAAGGATCGGTTTATCGCCGAGGCGCGGCGGCAAGGCTTCGTCGCGATCGGGTTCGCCCCGGCGGTGGACGATGCTTTGCGCGGGCAACGGCTGGATGCGTGGCTCGCAGATGGAGCGCACGGCGATATGGGGTGGATGGCCGATCGCGCGGATGTCCGGCGTGGCCCGGCCGCCATGTGGCCCGAAGCACGCAGCGTGATCGCCCTGGGGATGAGCTATGCCCCGGCGATAGACCCGATGGCCCTGGACGGCGTGCCCGATCGTGCGCGCATATCCACTTATGCGCAGGGCGCGGATTATCACGATGTCATGAAAAAGGCGCTCAAGCGGTTGGCGCGCTGGCTGGTCGCCGAAGCGGCGCAGGATGGGTTGGGGGAGATCCGGCTCAAGCTGTTCGTCGATACCGCGCCCGTCATGGAAAAGCCGCTGGCGGCGCAGGCCGGGCTTGGCTGGCAGGGCAAACATACCAATCTGGTAAGCCGCACACATGGCAGCTGGCTGTTCCTCGGCGCGATCTATTGCACGATCGATTTCCCGGCGGATGCGCCGCACGACGATCGTTGCGGATCATGCGATGCGTGCCAGCAGGCATGCCCCACGGCGGCGTTCCCCGCACCCTATCAGCTCGATGCCCGGCGCTGTATCAGTTACCTGACGATCGAGCTGAAAGGGCCGATCCCCCGCGAATTCCGCAAGGCGATGGGCAACCGCATCTATGGTTGCGACGATTGTCTGGCGGCCTGCCCGTGGAACAAGTTCGCCCAGGTGGGGGCCCGCAACCGCGCGTTCCTGCCGCGCGCCGAATTGACCGCGCCGCGGCTGGCAGAGCTTCTGACTTTGGACGACGCCGGGTTTCGCGCGCTGTTTTCCGGTTCGCCGATCAAACGCATCGGGCGCGACCGGTTCGTCCGCAATTGCCTGATCGCTGCAGGCAACAGCGGCGATCAGGCCCTGCTTGCACCCGTTGCCGCGCTGGTGGCCGATCCCGATCCCGTGGTGGCGGAAGCGGCCGCGTGGGCGCTGGCGGAACTTACAGCAGTTCCTTGAGCGGGGTGCCGGTATCGGCGAGTTGCTCCGCCGTGAGTATGGCGCCAGCTTCCACCAGCTTGCGGCCCTGCACATAGTCCTTGACCGCATTGACGCAGTCGAGCGCGATGACCTTGCCACCCTTGAGATAGATCACCGAGAAACTGCGGGTGGCCGGATCGCCGCGCAACACCGTCTGGTCATGCCCGATGGATAGCCCGGCGGTCTGCAGCTTGAGATCGAACTGGTTCGACCAGAACCACGGCAGCGCGTGATAGGGATGCTGTTCGCCGAGGATATCCTTGACCGCGGTATTGGCCATATCGTTGGCGTTCTGCACCGATTCCAGCCGGATAACCGCGCCGTCGGCAAAAGCATTGGCATGGGCGGCGCAATCGCCGATCGCATAGATATCCGGCAGGGATGTGCGGCAGAACTGATCGACATCCACCCCGTTGGCACCGGCGGCGCCGGCGGCAATCAATGGCGCAACCGCAGGCACGATGCCGATTCCGACAACCACCATGTCGGCGGGCAGCACTTCGCCGCTGGCCAGCTTCACGCCGGTCACCTTGCCGCTTACGCCTTCGAGGCTGTCAATCGCGACATCGAGGCGGAGATCGACGCCTTTGCCGAGATGTTCGTTCTGATAGAATTCGGAAAGCTGTTCACCGGCAACACGGGCCAGAACCCGGGGCAGGGCTTCCAGCAAGGTGACCGAGCAACCCAGCTTGGTCAGCACGGCTGCGGCTTCCAGCCCGATATAGCCGCCGCCGATCACCACGATCCGTTTGGCGCCGCCATCGAGTTCGGCCATCATGCGATCGGCATCGGCGCGATCGCGCACGCCGTGAACGCCTTCCAGATCGCCACCTGGCAACGGCAGACGGCGCGGGTCGCCGCCTGTCGCCCAGATCAGCTTGCCATATTCGACTGTCGATCCATCCGCGAGCGTAAGTGTATGCGCCGCCGGATCGACTGCCGTGACCGTGGAATTGAGACGCAGGTCGATATCCTTGTCGGCCCAGAACTGCGGCGGACGGATATAGATCCGTTCGAATTCCTTCTCGCGCGCGAAATATTCCTTGGACAGGGGTGGCCGTTCGTAAGGGGGTTCGCTGTCGCGGCCGATCATCATGACCGAGCCTTCGAACTTGTTCTGCCTTAGCGCGATGGCGGCCTGTGCCCCACCATGACCCGCGCCGACGATGACGATATCTGCCTTGTCCATGGCGCGTTGACTTGGCGTAAATCCGCGCGCCGTCAAGTCCCCAAGGTGCGCCATGACTGAAAGTACAGGAAGTAATCAGCCCGAAAGCGCATCTTTCGTCAGCACGAGGCCATGTCGCCGTGCCGCCGGGTCGAAAGTTGCCCCTGACAGAATCAGTTCGTCCGCTTGCGTGCGTTCGAGAAAGCGCCCGATGGCCGCGCGCACGGTGGCGGGGCTGCCGACGGCTGCTGCCTGCCCGACATGGGCCAGCATCGCCTGCGCTTGAATCGGCAGGCTTTCCCGGTAATCGGGGAGCGGCGGGAGAATCTTGCCCGGTTGCCCGGTGCGCAGCGCCACGTACATCTGTTCCTGCGAACTGGCGAGAATCTGTGCTTCGCGATCGGTTTCCGCCGTGAACACCGTCATCCCCGCCATGACATGGGGGCGGTCGAGCTGTTCGGACGGGACGAACCTGTCGCGGTAAAGCGTCAGCGCCGCATCGAGGTGATCAGGCGCGAAATGGCTGGCGAAAGCATAGGGCATGCCCAGTTGCGCCGCCAGTTGGGCGCCGAACAGGCTGGAGCCGAGCATCCACATTTCGACATTCGCCCCCCAGCCGGGGTTGGGCTTCAGCGCAACGTCCGCTTTGCCTTCGAAATAGGTGCGCAGGTCGATCACGTCCTGCGGGAAGTATTCGGCCGCCTGACCGATATTCTTGCGCATGGCATTGGCGATGCGCCCATCGGCGCCCGGTGCCCGGCCAAGGCCCAGATCGATCCGCCCCGGAAACAGCGCGTCCAGTGTGCCGAACTGTTCCGCGATCACGAAAGGATTGTGATTGGGCAGCATGATTCCGCCCGATCCAATGCGGATTGTGCGGGTGGCATGGCCGATATGCGCCAGCACGACCGATGTCGCCGCCCCGCCGATTCCGTCCATCGCGTGGTGTTCCGCGATCCAGAACCGGGCATAGCCCTGTTCTTCGGCGATCTGCGCCAGCGCAGCACTGGCCAGCATGGCATCGCGCGGGGTGCAGCCTTCGCTGACGGGAACAGTATCGAGAATGGAAATCGGGATCATGGTTTGTCCAACTGGGCAATATAGGACTGCGCAATCTGGGCTTCGGGGCTGGCGGGATCGGCGTCCACCACCGATTTCCAGCTCTTGCGCGCGGCATCTTCGCGGCCTGACAGCATGGCGATGACCCCTGCTTCCAGCCCGATTTCAAGATCCACCGGGCGCAGCGCCGCGGCCTTTTCGATATAGCCTTGCGCTTCGGCCAGTTTGCCTTCGCGGCGGGCCAACGTGGCCGACAGCAGCCAGGCATCGGCATTGTTGGGGCCAGCCTGCCGGGCGGTGGCCAGCGCTTCGCCGGTTTCGGCAAGGCGGCCAAGATTGGCAAGTGCCCGGGCGCGATCGATGGCAATGCCTGCGATCAGGGCATTGTCGCCGCTGTTGACCGCACCGGTGCTGGCGAGATCGAGCGAGGCGAGCGCCGCGTCATAGCGTTCTTCCGCAAGCGCGGCATTGCCCGCCATGGCGGCAAGGCGGGCCCGTTGCACGGTTTCGGTGACCGGCAGGACTTCACGCCCCTGCTGGAAAGCATATTCAGCTTCCTGCCAGCTGCCGAGCTGGGCCAGCGCCGCGCCGAGGCACTGATAGGCAAAGGCCTTCGCTCCGCCCTTGCTTTCGGAGAGCCAGTCGCCCGCCGTCTTGATCGCATTGTCGGGATCGGACTGCGCCTGATGGAGGCAGGTCTGCAGCCGGTCGGATGTGGCATCCGGGGCCGGCGCGGCCACCGTTTCGGTGGGCTTCGAAGCGGAGGGCGCGGGCCGCCGCCGTTTGGCGGGCTGGCTGTCGGATGCCGTGGGCGGCAGGCCGGACACATCGGGCGGGGTCAACGCGGGCGTTGCGGTATGGGCCAGAAGCGGAAGAAGCAGGGACATGATCATGTGCGGGCAGTTCCGGGCAGGGCCGCGATCGTCCGCAGCATCAGATCGATGTCGGACTCGCGGGAGAAGCGATGTTCGCCGTCCTTGACCAGAATGACCTGCACATCGGGTGAACGCAGGCGTTCCGCCAGCCGCAAGGCGATGTGCCACGGCACATCCGCGTCATTCTGCCCATGCAGCAAGCGCACCGGGCACGTGATCGGGATATCCGATTCGAGCTGCAGCGATTGTTCGCCATCCTGCCAGAATCCGGCGTGAGTCGGCGTTGGTTCCGGGCCGTAGGGGTTGTCCTCGTACACGGTTTCTCCGGCCGCGAGCCGCGCCTTGTCCGCCTCCGTCGTGCCCCAGCGGGTGAAATCGGGCGCGGCGGCAATGCCGACAAGCCCTGCCAGCCGGTTGCCCAGCATGCGTCCGACAAGCAGCATCAGCCAGCCGCCCATGGACGATCCGATCAGCACGACCGGCTGTTGCGGAAGGTAGGCATCGATCAGCGCCAGCACTTCCTCGCGCCAGCGCGACAGCGTGCCATCGGCAAAGCTGCCCGGGCTTTCGCCGCAGCCGGAATAGTCGAGCAGCAGGCATGCACGGCCCTGATCCCGCGCCCAGTCGAACACGGCGGTGGCCTTGCCGCCCGCCATGTCGGACATGTAGCCGGGCAGAAAGACCAGTGCCGGGCCGGGCCCGGCGGTAAAGCGACAGGCGATTTTTCGCCCGTCTGGCATATCGTGGAACAGGATGTCGTTCATGCCACAGTCCATGCGAGGAATCGCCCGGTGCTACAAGAGCGTTGAGGCGAAGGGCTGCCCCGGCTAAGGGCGCTGCATGTCAGAATTGCTCAAGATCAGCCTCCCCGATGGTTCCGTGCGCGAAATGGCGCCCGGATCGACCCCTGCCGATGTCGCCGCAGCGATCGGGCCGGGCCTGGCCAAGGCCGCCCTCGCCGCCCGTATCGATGGTGAACTGGTTGATTTGACTAGACCTTTCACAGGCGATGCGCAGCTTGCACTGGTCACCGCACGTGACGAGGCTGATGCGCTGGAACTGGCCCGGCACGATTATGCCCATATTCTGGCCGAAGCGGTGCAGGAACTGTTCCCCGGTACGCAAATCACGTTCGGCCCATCGACCGACGATGGATTCTACTATGATTTTGCGCCGAAGGACCGGCCTTTCACCGAAGAAGACCTGCCCGCGATCGAAGAAAAGATGCGCGCGATCATCGCCGCCAACAAGCCGCTGCGCCGCGAAGTCTGGAGCCGCGAGGATCTGATCGCGCGCTGGCAGGCCGAAGGGGAAAGCTTCAAGGCCGAATGGGCCGCCGAACTGCCCGAGGGTGAGGAGCTGAGCGTGTACTGGTCGGGCGATGACTGGCTGGACATGTGCCGTGGCCCGCACTTGCCTTCCACGGGCAAGCTTGATCCCAGGGCGTTCAAGCTGACGCGGGTATCGGGCGCCTATTGGCGTGGCGATCAGAAGAACGCGATGCTCAGCCGCATTTACGGCACCGGCTG
This genomic window from Caenibius tardaugens NBRC 16725 contains:
- a CDS encoding FAD-binding oxidoreductase, which gives rise to MMGEVAATTGLALDGLRAMFGDRFSDRHAVREHHGRAETFFPAMLPDAVIYPHSTEEVAAAVRHCAAHQIPIIPYGVGTSLEGHFLALHGGVCIDLSQMNHLLRVSEEDLDCTVEPGVTRKQLNEELRHTGLFFPIDPGADATIGGMAATRASGTNAVRYGTMRQNVLGLTVVLPDGRIIHTGGRARKSSAGYDLTGLFVGSEGTLGIITEVTVRLYGQPEAISSGVCEFETLRGAVDTVIQTIQLGIPVARIELVDELQIRAVNQYSGTKLAERPTLFLEFHGTPAGVAEQSTQFGEIAAAQGGDGFRWTTNTEERTALWEARHKALYADMALRPGGTAISTDVCVPISRLCECITQTRAAVDASGLIGPIVGHVGDGNFHVVLVFDPESADEVAKVKALSEQIVELALAHGGTCTGEHGIGMGKKGYLIEEHGEAVDVMRAIKRAIDPAGIMNPGKVFDA
- a CDS encoding PilZ domain-containing protein, translated to MDNRRDARFTLLIRAAKLIAPNGEYMCILRDASVGGVRAQIFHALPPGKDFTLELPNGDCHAMEVVWERDGHAGFRFRNPVELPELIGGASAYPKRPVRLEIQLPAELSTLDGRIADVTIRNLSQYGMRIDCTARLAIDQVVRINAEQLPSLTGRIRWRGRNAYGLVLDHTFRFEELARLVGVLQQGNAVRAHNSSQFNGLTFDA
- a CDS encoding ABC transporter permease, translating into MNPARLSLFQAAFVIAWRDFVAVLFSRAFFFFLLGPLFPVIVGAMAGSIGVRVAQTEGPVIGIAMSAPDRDALIAAHERLAPRLGGNLPAMRPVNGAAADPGTELTRPGANWAAIISGTLSQPVLTGPGDAIDHWQGPISLLAAEAIAGNAREFPTVTLSAIATSGAKENSGRLRTAQAAQTLLFLLTMLLAGMVLSNLVEEKGNKVIEILAAAIPMDAVFLGKLFAMLGVSLVGIAVWTAVGGALFALAGHSLPALPVPAVGWPRFLLLGVAYFGMAYLLLGSIFLAIGAMAATVRDVQTLSMPVTMLQLIVFFFASYALTQPDGPVEWAAIAFPLSSPFAMLARAAREPALWPHIAALLWQALAVGIFVRTGAAMFRRRVMKSAGARGKRGGLGSALRNLFARTPDEAQPADKVSAQPR
- a CDS encoding ABC transporter ATP-binding protein, producing the protein MKMELGEQFAVGNTQRPLAIEARGLVKRFGDTLAVDGVDIAVPEGAIYGILGPNGAGKTTTLRMLLGIIDPDAGVRRVFGHDRPHEIARLIGYLPEERGLYPTMKASEAIAFMGALRGLPLKEGRLRGRELLERHGLGHAADKQIRHLSKGMAQTVQLLGSLVHRPRLVVFDEPFSGLDALNQGKLERMIRGLADDGTTVIFSTHVIAHAERLCEGIAIIAGGKVPFAGDVDVARDRIPPQVRLETRVSDGPWRRALPADARAESKPGGSTFWNFSLPASGVEPLLRALIEGDAGILSLSIERAGLHDAFVAIAGEAAARALESDGEEGDAQ
- the queG gene encoding tRNA epoxyqueuosine(34) reductase QueG is translated as MVNNTATNALKDRFIAEARRQGFVAIGFAPAVDDALRGQRLDAWLADGAHGDMGWMADRADVRRGPAAMWPEARSVIALGMSYAPAIDPMALDGVPDRARISTYAQGADYHDVMKKALKRLARWLVAEAAQDGLGEIRLKLFVDTAPVMEKPLAAQAGLGWQGKHTNLVSRTHGSWLFLGAIYCTIDFPADAPHDDRCGSCDACQQACPTAAFPAPYQLDARRCISYLTIELKGPIPREFRKAMGNRIYGCDDCLAACPWNKFAQVGARNRAFLPRAELTAPRLAELLTLDDAGFRALFSGSPIKRIGRDRFVRNCLIAAGNSGDQALLAPVAALVADPDPVVAEAAAWALAELTAVP
- a CDS encoding NAD(P)/FAD-dependent oxidoreductase → MDKADIVIVGAGHGGAQAAIALRQNKFEGSVMMIGRDSEPPYERPPLSKEYFAREKEFERIYIRPPQFWADKDIDLRLNSTVTAVDPAAHTLTLADGSTVEYGKLIWATGGDPRRLPLPGGDLEGVHGVRDRADADRMMAELDGGAKRIVVIGGGYIGLEAAAVLTKLGCSVTLLEALPRVLARVAGEQLSEFYQNEHLGKGVDLRLDVAIDSLEGVSGKVTGVKLASGEVLPADMVVVGIGIVPAVAPLIAAGAAGANGVDVDQFCRTSLPDIYAIGDCAAHANAFADGAVIRLESVQNANDMANTAVKDILGEQHPYHALPWFWSNQFDLKLQTAGLSIGHDQTVLRGDPATRSFSVIYLKGGKVIALDCVNAVKDYVQGRKLVEAGAILTAEQLADTGTPLKELL
- a CDS encoding LLM class flavin-dependent oxidoreductase, with the translated sequence MIPISILDTVPVSEGCTPRDAMLASAALAQIAEEQGYARFWIAEHHAMDGIGGAATSVVLAHIGHATRTIRIGSGGIMLPNHNPFVIAEQFGTLDALFPGRIDLGLGRAPGADGRIANAMRKNIGQAAEYFPQDVIDLRTYFEGKADVALKPNPGWGANVEMWMLGSSLFGAQLAAQLGMPYAFASHFAPDHLDAALTLYRDRFVPSEQLDRPHVMAGMTVFTAETDREAQILASSQEQMYVALRTGQPGKILPPLPDYRESLPIQAQAMLAHVGQAAAVGSPATVRAAIGRFLERTQADELILSGATFDPAARRHGLVLTKDALSG
- a CDS encoding tetratricopeptide repeat protein, with product MSLLLPLLAHTATPALTPPDVSGLPPTASDSQPAKRRRPAPSASKPTETVAAPAPDATSDRLQTCLHQAQSDPDNAIKTAGDWLSESKGGAKAFAYQCLGAALAQLGSWQEAEYAFQQGREVLPVTETVQRARLAAMAGNAALAEERYDAALASLDLASTGAVNSGDNALIAGIAIDRARALANLGRLAETGEALATARQAGPNNADAWLLSATLARREGKLAEAQGYIEKAAALRPVDLEIGLEAGVIAMLSGREDAARKSWKSVVDADPASPEAQIAQSYIAQLDKP
- a CDS encoding alpha/beta hydrolase yields the protein MNDILFHDMPDGRKIACRFTAGPGPALVFLPGYMSDMAGGKATAVFDWARDQGRACLLLDYSGCGESPGSFADGTLSRWREEVLALIDAYLPQQPVVLIGSSMGGWLMLLVGRMLGNRLAGLVGIAAAPDFTRWGTTEADKARLAAGETVYEDNPYGPEPTPTHAGFWQDGEQSLQLESDIPITCPVRLLHGQNDADVPWHIALRLAERLRSPDVQVILVKDGEHRFSRESDIDLMLRTIAALPGTART